The Arachis ipaensis cultivar K30076 chromosome B07, Araip1.1, whole genome shotgun sequence genome includes a window with the following:
- the LOC107606969 gene encoding uncharacterized protein LOC107606969, translated as MTSNLMLISTDGVPFEHVSLYRSAVGSLQYLIVTRPEIAFCVNKVCQFMQAPLDKHWKAVKRILRYLQGTRTMGIHLCKPTELIFTGYTDSNWALDIEDRKSTAGYCVMFGPNPVSWCSKKQAAVSRSSTEAEYCGIANVVAELL; from the coding sequence ATGACTTCTAACTTGATGTTGATATCCACAGATGGTGTGCCATTTGAGCATGTGAGCCTGTACAGATCTGCTGTTGGAAGCCTCCAATACCTCATTGTCACCAGGCCTGAAATTGCGTTCTGTGTCAACAAAGTCTGCCAATTTATGCAAGCTCCGCTGGATAAGCATTGGAAGGCGGTAAAGCGTATCCTCAGGTATCTGCAAGGCACGAGGACCATGGGGATTCATCTATGCAAACCTACTGAGTTGATCTTTACAGGATATACTGACTCTAATTGGGCCTTAGACATTGAGGATCGCAAATCCACTGCTGGCTATTGTGTCATGTTTGGGCCAAACCCTGTTTCTTGGTGCTCAAAGAAGCAGGCTGCAGTATCTCGTTCCAGCACAGAGGCTGAGTACTGTGGCATTGCTAATGTGGTAGCCGAGCTGCTCTAG